One genomic segment of Pedobacter endophyticus includes these proteins:
- a CDS encoding EamA family transporter, protein MLKGILLVFFGACCFGILSTFVKLAYHDGYSLGDVTGAQAFFGAVILWVLFFFQSKTSAYKAKAVKLVTPWWKLALAGISTGLVSILYYQSVKLVPNSVAIILLMQFIWMSILLELIIYKKKPTGLQLLAILLVLGGTVLASGMAEATVERLSLKGVGFGLLAAVSYAGFLMLSGKVGNEYPALKKSALMISGACILIFVLFPPTFLYNGSLGGSLLKWGLIIAVFGTVIPPLFYAKGVPGIGTALSSILSAAELPVAVIMAAIVLHEQVSFLRWIGVFVILLAMVLPNLKYLRKRL, encoded by the coding sequence ATGTTAAAAGGAATTCTCCTTGTTTTTTTTGGCGCCTGTTGTTTCGGCATCTTATCTACATTTGTTAAGCTTGCCTACCACGATGGTTACAGTTTGGGCGATGTAACGGGGGCACAGGCTTTTTTTGGGGCGGTAATTTTGTGGGTGTTGTTTTTCTTTCAAAGCAAAACTTCGGCCTATAAGGCTAAAGCAGTTAAATTAGTTACGCCTTGGTGGAAGCTTGCGTTGGCCGGAATTTCGACCGGTTTGGTAAGTATCTTATATTATCAAAGCGTAAAATTAGTTCCAAACTCGGTAGCCATCATCTTGTTGATGCAGTTTATCTGGATGAGTATTTTACTTGAATTGATTATCTATAAAAAGAAACCGACCGGATTGCAGCTGCTGGCTATTCTTTTAGTTTTGGGCGGAACGGTTTTGGCGAGTGGAATGGCAGAGGCAACAGTTGAGCGGCTGAGTTTAAAAGGCGTGGGTTTTGGCCTTCTTGCTGCGGTTTCCTATGCCGGCTTCTTAATGCTGAGTGGAAAGGTTGGAAATGAATATCCAGCTTTGAAGAAAAGTGCGTTGATGATTTCCGGAGCTTGCATCTTAATATTTGTGCTTTTTCCGCCAACGTTTTTATACAACGGATCGTTAGGCGGCAGTCTTTTAAAATGGGGGCTTATCATTGCTGTTTTTGGAACAGTAATTCCGCCGCTTTTTTACGCCAAAGGCGTGCCCGGGATCGGAACTGCGTTAAGTTCGATACTAAGTGCTGCCGAACTGCCCGTGGCGGTAATAATGGCCGCTATCGTTTTGCACGAACAGGTTTCTTTCTTGCGCTGGATTGGCGTTTTCGTGATCTTGTTGGCCATGGTGCTTCCCAACCTAAAATATTTGAGAAAGCGAT
- a CDS encoding pyridoxine 5'-phosphate synthase — translation MTKLSVNINKIATLRNSRGGNNPDLVKVALDCERFGAQGVTVHPRPDERHIRYQDVYDLKAAIATEFNIEGNCREDKFVDLVLANQPAQVTLVPDAEGQITSNHGWDTIKHKEYLSEMVSVFQKQGIRVSIFVDPVVEMIEGAAETGTDRVELYTEAYAYNYYADREKAIVNYIAAAHHANKLNIGLNAGHDLDLHNLHYFAQSIPGLLEVSIGHALISDALYLGLETTIQKYLQQLT, via the coding sequence ATGACAAAATTATCGGTAAACATCAATAAAATTGCTACACTTCGCAACAGTAGGGGTGGCAACAATCCTGATTTGGTAAAAGTTGCCTTGGATTGTGAACGTTTCGGTGCGCAAGGGGTTACGGTACATCCACGTCCTGATGAACGCCATATCCGTTATCAAGATGTTTACGATTTAAAAGCCGCCATTGCTACGGAGTTTAATATTGAGGGAAACTGCAGGGAAGACAAATTTGTAGATTTGGTTTTGGCCAACCAGCCTGCACAGGTTACTTTGGTTCCCGATGCCGAAGGTCAGATTACCTCAAACCATGGCTGGGATACGATAAAACACAAAGAATATTTGAGTGAAATGGTTTCCGTTTTCCAAAAACAGGGCATCCGTGTTTCCATTTTTGTGGATCCCGTTGTAGAAATGATTGAAGGTGCTGCCGAAACAGGGACCGATCGGGTGGAACTGTACACAGAGGCTTATGCGTATAACTATTATGCCGATCGCGAAAAAGCCATTGTAAATTATATTGCTGCGGCGCATCACGCCAATAAGTTGAACATCGGCTTAAATGCAGGCCACGATTTAGATCTCCACAATCTGCATTATTTTGCTCAAAGTATTCCGGGTTTATTAGAAGTTTCTATCGGCCATGCGCTAATTAGCGATGCGCTTTATTTGGGCTTGGAAACTACTATTCAAAAATACTTGCAACAACTTACTTAA
- a CDS encoding DUF6370 family protein, with product MAEVACGECQFKMKGKDCDLAVRINGKSYFVDGKGIDDFGDAHSEHGFCNAISKARVTGEIVNGRFKAKEIELVKN from the coding sequence ATGGCAGAAGTTGCCTGCGGCGAATGCCAGTTTAAAATGAAAGGGAAAGATTGCGACCTGGCTGTGAGAATAAACGGAAAATCTTATTTCGTAGATGGAAAGGGTATTGACGATTTTGGCGATGCCCACAGCGAACATGGGTTTTGTAATGCCATAAGCAAGGCACGCGTAACAGGGGAAATTGTAAACGGGCGGTTTAAAGCAAAGGAAATTGAGTTGGTGAAGAATTAA
- a CDS encoding lactonase family protein, whose protein sequence is MKKHIAIIVMTLLTTAAVAQQANYNLIVGTYTAPGKSEGIYTYRFDASKGQAVLKHTTKGTANPSYSAISPDKKFVYAVNETGESSTVSAFKYDAKTGGLTFLNKVDSHGADPCFITVDGKNVIVANYSGGSLAVFSRKADGSLTEAIQVVKHTGKSIDPKGRQESAHVHMTKFSPDHKHLIVNDLGEDKIYIYKYNATGKDKTLTEKAVVETTPGTAPRHITFAPNGKFAYLAHEFNGMITVFSYADGSLTKIQEVGTTPKNFSGKVDGADIHVSADGKFLYETNRGDANSISAFSILSTGKLKFIETISTLGNGPRNFTIDPTGKYLLVAHQYTNDVVIFKRNPVTGKLTDSSQRIDVGAPVCLVFDK, encoded by the coding sequence ATGAAAAAACACATTGCAATTATCGTTATGACACTACTTACTACGGCTGCAGTTGCTCAACAAGCAAATTACAACCTCATTGTTGGCACCTATACGGCGCCCGGCAAAAGTGAGGGCATTTACACTTATCGCTTCGATGCAAGCAAAGGACAGGCTGTGCTAAAACACACCACCAAGGGTACGGCAAATCCCAGCTATTCGGCTATTTCTCCTGACAAGAAATTCGTTTACGCCGTAAATGAAACAGGCGAAAGCAGTACAGTCAGCGCTTTTAAATACGATGCGAAAACTGGTGGCTTAACTTTTTTAAACAAAGTTGATAGTCATGGTGCAGATCCTTGCTTTATTACTGTTGACGGTAAAAATGTTATTGTGGCCAATTACTCAGGAGGTAGCTTAGCTGTGTTCTCTCGCAAGGCGGATGGATCATTAACGGAGGCCATTCAGGTAGTTAAACACACTGGCAAAAGCATCGACCCAAAAGGCCGGCAGGAAAGTGCTCATGTACACATGACAAAATTCAGCCCTGACCATAAGCATTTAATTGTTAATGATTTAGGCGAAGACAAAATTTATATTTACAAGTATAATGCTACTGGAAAAGATAAGACGCTGACAGAAAAGGCAGTGGTTGAAACAACACCCGGCACCGCGCCAAGACATATCACTTTTGCGCCCAATGGGAAGTTTGCTTATCTGGCACACGAGTTTAATGGCATGATAACCGTTTTTTCTTATGCTGATGGAAGCTTGACCAAAATTCAAGAAGTGGGAACTACACCGAAAAATTTTAGCGGGAAGGTTGATGGTGCGGACATTCATGTTTCTGCTGACGGAAAATTTCTTTATGAAACGAATCGTGGCGACGCCAATAGTATTTCAGCGTTTTCAATTCTTTCGACAGGAAAGCTCAAATTTATAGAAACGATAAGCACTTTGGGCAACGGACCAAGGAATTTCACCATCGATCCTACCGGAAAATATCTGTTGGTTGCGCATCAATACACCAACGATGTAGTGATATTTAAAAGGAATCCGGTTACAGGAAAGCTGACCGACAGCAGCCAAAGGATTGATGTTGGTGCGCCGGTCTGCCTCGTATTTGATAAATAA
- a CDS encoding SRPBCC family protein, which produces MENFDWTTFTLKIAVKATVAEIYNAWTTAAELERWFLIDAGFTDENGLQLNKAQQALKGDSYKWTWYLYNDIEHGKITDANGKDRFEFTFAGNCLVEIRLKEEFEYVIVTLTQRNIPTDDVSKKEIRLGCHNGWSFYLINLKSVYEGGLDLRNKDNRFKPMINN; this is translated from the coding sequence ATGGAGAACTTCGATTGGACAACGTTCACGCTAAAAATAGCGGTAAAAGCAACCGTGGCCGAGATTTATAACGCCTGGACTACTGCGGCTGAGCTTGAAAGGTGGTTTCTGATTGATGCCGGGTTTACCGATGAAAATGGGTTGCAACTTAACAAAGCGCAGCAAGCACTTAAAGGTGATAGTTACAAATGGACATGGTACTTATATAACGATATTGAACATGGTAAAATAACGGATGCAAATGGCAAAGATCGTTTTGAGTTTACATTTGCCGGCAATTGCCTTGTTGAGATCAGGTTGAAAGAAGAATTTGAGTATGTAATTGTAACGTTGACGCAACGAAACATTCCGACTGACGATGTGTCTAAAAAGGAAATTCGTTTGGGATGCCACAACGGTTGGAGCTTTTATCTGATCAATTTGAAATCGGTTTACGAGGGCGGCCTCGATTTACGGAATAAAGACAACAGGTTTAAACCGATGATAAATAATTAA
- a CDS encoding phytanoyl-CoA dioxygenase family protein, whose amino-acid sequence MILRHYQKELSEVGFTIINNIYTPAEVQKIAEVIDAVDSNKPAFRKSKDLFAIRKFLTEVPAAKEHIFNSTLIGTIDEVFGGDYFLVKSIYFDKPEESNWFVSYHQDLTISVDKKVDIDGFGPYTVKPNQFAVQPPLNLLEKNFTIRIHLDDTNEENGALKVIPNSHSKGIYRPEHIDWTVEHEISCNVPSGGIMIMKPLLLHSSSRTTNKNRRRVIHLEFSNQPLPAGLNWAEYLEFN is encoded by the coding sequence ATGATTTTGAGGCATTATCAAAAGGAGCTTAGCGAGGTTGGCTTCACTATTATTAACAACATTTATACGCCTGCGGAAGTGCAAAAAATTGCGGAGGTAATTGATGCCGTCGACTCGAATAAACCTGCGTTCAGGAAATCGAAAGATCTGTTTGCGATTAGAAAATTTTTGACGGAGGTACCGGCGGCAAAAGAACACATCTTCAATAGCACGCTTATCGGCACTATTGATGAGGTTTTTGGAGGTGACTATTTTTTGGTAAAATCGATCTATTTTGACAAGCCTGAAGAATCTAACTGGTTTGTTTCTTATCATCAGGACCTGACAATTTCGGTGGATAAAAAGGTCGACATTGATGGCTTCGGCCCATACACTGTAAAGCCCAATCAGTTTGCCGTTCAACCGCCATTAAACCTGTTAGAAAAAAACTTCACCATTCGTATTCATCTCGACGACACAAATGAGGAAAACGGGGCTTTGAAGGTCATTCCAAATTCGCACAGTAAAGGGATTTATCGGCCTGAGCATATTGATTGGACGGTTGAACACGAAATCAGTTGCAATGTGCCATCGGGCGGAATAATGATTATGAAACCACTTTTGCTACATAGTTCCAGCCGCACTACAAACAAAAATAGGCGGCGGGTTATTCATTTGGAGTTTAGCAACCAACCACTACCAGCTGGCTTAAATTGGGCCGAGTATTTGGAGTTCAATTGA
- a CDS encoding KTSC domain-containing protein translates to MKKIVDYRKLLNVDKTAELTALKSVYRTMMKECHPDKFQVEEEKLAAEARSKEIIEAYHFLVSIAPETREQNIETYTQTITNSNILDFEYKQSVLNIQFFDGSAYEYFDVPRAIYIKLVNADSPGRFARRHICNSYPYRNVAKVAEPA, encoded by the coding sequence ATGAAAAAAATAGTAGATTATAGAAAGCTTTTAAACGTTGATAAAACGGCTGAGCTTACGGCGCTTAAGTCGGTTTACCGCACAATGATGAAAGAATGCCACCCTGATAAGTTTCAGGTAGAAGAGGAGAAATTAGCGGCAGAGGCCAGAAGCAAAGAAATAATCGAGGCTTATCACTTTTTGGTGAGCATTGCGCCAGAAACGCGTGAGCAAAACATTGAAACGTACACCCAAACGATTACGAATTCGAACATTTTAGATTTTGAGTACAAGCAATCGGTGTTAAATATTCAGTTTTTTGATGGAAGCGCTTATGAATACTTTGATGTGCCAAGGGCTATTTATATCAAACTCGTAAACGCCGATTCGCCGGGTCGTTTTGCACGCCGCCACATTTGCAATTCGTACCCTTACCGTAACGTAGCTAAAGTAGCCGAACCAGCTTAA
- a CDS encoding glycoside hydrolase family 35 protein, translating into MKTKLVALVLLLAFASTANAQTKTSKHTFAIADGNFLLDGNPIQIHSGEMHYSRIPKPYWRHRLKMMKAMGLNAVATYVFWNYHEVAPGVWDFKSGNKDVAEYIRIAQEEGLFVILRPGPYVCAEWEFGGYPWFLTKVPGMVIRGNNPQYLAATKAYFTALYGQVKNLLVTNGGPIIMVQGENEFGSYVAQRKDISLEDHKKYSAAVFQQLKDVGFNVPFFTSDGTWLFEGGALPGALPTGNGEDDVANLKEKVNKYHDGKGPYMVAEFYPGWLDHWAEPFQKVSYKSTAKQTQKYLDGGVSFNYYMVHGGTNFGFTSGANYDGKHDIQPDITSYDYDAPISEAGWATKKYDTLRLMLKNEKTPAVPAKTPVIEIKDIALTKAVDLEDLKSKVSPVNDDKPLTFEELNQGHGYVWYSKKFKQPISGKLELAGLRDYAIVYVNGTKVAELNSYYKKYDCDIEIPFNATLDIIVENMGRINYGAKIVNSTKGIISPVIINGETITGNWEMYKLPMDEVPNLAAAKNTATAGRPAVYQGSFNLTKTGDTFLDMRNFGKGIVFVNGINLGRYWSVGPQQTLYVPGCWLRNGKNDIVIFEQKNDVMHKSVSGITTPILDDLQPEKGLPN; encoded by the coding sequence ATGAAAACCAAATTAGTTGCGTTAGTGTTGCTGCTCGCATTTGCATCAACTGCCAACGCCCAAACAAAAACAAGCAAACACACTTTCGCAATTGCCGATGGCAACTTTTTGTTGGATGGCAACCCGATCCAAATCCATAGTGGAGAGATGCACTATTCGCGGATTCCAAAACCTTATTGGCGCCATCGCCTGAAAATGATGAAAGCAATGGGGTTAAATGCAGTTGCAACTTATGTTTTTTGGAATTACCATGAAGTTGCTCCCGGAGTTTGGGATTTCAAATCAGGAAACAAGGATGTTGCCGAATACATCAGAATCGCTCAGGAAGAGGGCTTGTTTGTAATCCTCCGCCCCGGTCCGTACGTTTGCGCCGAGTGGGAATTTGGCGGCTATCCGTGGTTTTTAACAAAAGTTCCCGGCATGGTAATAAGGGGTAATAACCCACAATATTTAGCGGCAACCAAAGCCTATTTCACAGCATTATATGGCCAGGTTAAGAATTTGCTGGTTACCAATGGCGGCCCGATAATTATGGTTCAGGGCGAAAACGAGTTCGGCTCGTATGTGGCTCAGCGTAAAGATATCAGCCTCGAAGATCATAAAAAGTATAGTGCGGCTGTGTTTCAGCAGCTAAAAGATGTGGGCTTCAATGTGCCATTCTTTACTTCTGATGGCACATGGCTTTTTGAAGGCGGTGCATTACCCGGCGCCCTGCCTACAGGGAATGGCGAAGATGATGTGGCTAACCTAAAGGAAAAAGTTAACAAATATCATGATGGAAAAGGCCCATACATGGTTGCTGAGTTTTACCCTGGCTGGTTAGATCATTGGGCAGAACCATTCCAAAAAGTTTCGTACAAGAGCACCGCCAAGCAAACGCAAAAGTATTTAGATGGCGGCGTTTCGTTCAACTATTATATGGTTCATGGTGGTACAAACTTTGGCTTTACCTCGGGCGCAAACTATGATGGTAAACACGATATTCAGCCCGACATAACCAGCTACGATTACGACGCTCCGATAAGCGAGGCAGGTTGGGCAACTAAAAAGTACGATACCTTGAGGCTAATGCTTAAAAACGAAAAAACACCTGCTGTACCCGCCAAAACACCTGTTATCGAAATAAAAGATATCGCCTTAACTAAAGCTGTTGATTTGGAAGATCTTAAAAGTAAGGTTTCGCCAGTTAACGATGACAAGCCGCTAACTTTTGAAGAACTGAATCAGGGCCATGGCTATGTGTGGTACAGCAAAAAATTTAAGCAACCCATTAGTGGCAAATTAGAATTGGCTGGTTTACGCGATTATGCCATAGTTTACGTTAACGGAACCAAAGTTGCCGAGCTTAACAGTTATTATAAAAAGTACGATTGCGATATTGAAATTCCGTTTAATGCCACATTAGATATTATCGTTGAAAATATGGGCCGCATTAATTACGGTGCAAAAATAGTGAACAGTACAAAAGGAATTATTTCTCCGGTAATTATAAATGGAGAAACGATTACTGGCAATTGGGAGATGTATAAGCTCCCAATGGACGAAGTGCCTAACCTGGCCGCTGCGAAAAACACAGCAACAGCGGGTAGACCGGCCGTTTACCAGGGCAGTTTTAATTTAACCAAAACTGGCGATACATTTTTGGATATGCGTAATTTTGGAAAGGGAATTGTGTTTGTTAATGGAATCAATCTTGGTCGTTATTGGAGTGTTGGTCCGCAACAAACGTTATATGTTCCGGGTTGCTGGTTAAGAAATGGTAAAAATGATATTGTAATCTTCGAGCAGAAGAACGATGTGATGCACAAATCGGTATCGGGTATCACTACACCAATTTTGGACGATTTACAACCTGAAAAAGGTTTGCCAAATTAA
- the bshA gene encoding N-acetyl-alpha-D-glucosaminyl L-malate synthase BshA, which yields MKIGIVCYPTFGGSGVVATELGKALANEGHQVHFITYSQPARLDFFSANLFYHEVSVRDYPLFDYAPYESALASKLVDVVRFEKLDVLHVHYAIPHASAAFMAKQILASYGINIPVVTTLHGTDITLVGKDPTYKPVVTFSINQSDGVTTVSDDLREDTYSHFDITKEIKVIPNFIDFTRFSLQAKDHFKKAIAPNNERILIHTSNFRKVKRTADVIRIFEKVQAVIPSKLLMVGDGPERAYDEQLCRSLNIGEGVRFLGKQDAVEEILSVSDLFLMPSESESFGLAALEAMACKVPAITTNAGGLPELNVDGFCGYMSNVGDVDAMAANAISILESDATLKQFKENAFKRAQDFDLKKILPSYVDFYREIIEKSLQARY from the coding sequence ATGAAGATAGGAATAGTTTGCTACCCAACTTTTGGCGGTAGTGGAGTAGTTGCAACGGAGCTCGGAAAGGCGCTGGCAAATGAGGGACATCAGGTACACTTTATTACATACAGCCAGCCTGCACGGCTCGATTTTTTCTCGGCAAATTTATTTTACCACGAAGTTTCGGTGCGAGATTATCCGCTTTTTGATTATGCACCCTACGAATCGGCATTGGCCAGCAAGCTCGTAGATGTAGTGCGGTTTGAAAAGTTGGATGTTTTGCACGTTCATTATGCAATTCCACATGCTTCGGCAGCTTTTATGGCCAAGCAAATACTGGCCAGCTATGGCATTAATATTCCGGTTGTTACTACTTTACACGGAACGGATATTACTTTGGTGGGGAAAGACCCAACCTACAAACCCGTGGTTACTTTTTCCATTAACCAAAGCGACGGGGTTACCACCGTATCCGACGATTTAAGGGAAGATACTTACAGCCATTTCGACATCACTAAGGAAATTAAGGTAATCCCCAATTTTATCGATTTTACGCGGTTCAGTTTGCAGGCGAAAGATCATTTTAAAAAGGCAATTGCGCCAAACAACGAACGCATATTAATTCATACCTCCAATTTCAGAAAAGTAAAGCGCACAGCCGATGTAATCAGGATTTTTGAAAAGGTACAGGCGGTTATTCCATCTAAATTGTTGATGGTTGGCGATGGTCCGGAGCGTGCTTACGATGAGCAGCTTTGCAGAAGTCTTAATATTGGCGAAGGCGTGCGTTTTTTAGGGAAACAGGATGCGGTAGAGGAAATTTTATCCGTTTCTGATTTGTTTTTAATGCCTTCAGAATCTGAAAGCTTTGGCCTGGCAGCGTTAGAGGCAATGGCTTGCAAAGTTCCGGCAATTACCACTAATGCCGGTGGTTTACCTGAACTCAATGTTGATGGTTTTTGCGGTTACATGAGCAATGTTGGCGATGTAGATGCCATGGCTGCCAACGCAATATCGATTTTGGAAAGCGATGCCACATTAAAGCAATTCAAAGAAAATGCATTCAAAAGGGCGCAGGATTTCGACCTTAAAAAAATCTTGCCATCGTACGTCGATTTCTATAGAGAAATAATCGAAAAGTCGTTGCAAGCCAGATATTAA